From the Robbsia betulipollinis genome, the window TACGTCTCGCGTCGCAGCACCGACTGGATCAAACTCAAATGCCAGCATCGCCAGGAATTCGTGATCGCCGGCTTTACCGATCCCGCCGGCGGTCGCGAGGGATTCGGCGCGCTGCTGCTCGCCCTGCACGATACGGAGAACGGCGCACTGCGTTATGCCGGCAGGGTGGGAACGGGCTTCAGCCGCGCGACCCTGCGCGATCTCGCGACCAGGCTCCAGACGATGCGGATCCGCCGCACGCCGATGCAGGCCCCCCCCACGGGCGCCGAAGCGCGGGCAGCGCACTGGGTCCGCCCGGAGCTGCTCGCGGAAATCGCATATGCGGACATGACCCGGGATGGCCGGGTCCGCCACGCGGTATTTCACGGTCTGCGCAACGACAAGGCGGCGCGCGATATCACCGCAGAACGTCCGGAGACGTTGGCGGCGGAGCCCGCGCCGCCTGCTTCGCAACATACACCGAAAAAAACCTCCCGAACGGTCCCGTCGCGGCCACCCCCCGCGGCAGGTCGAACCGCCGACGTCACGCCGCTGCCGCGCATCACCCACCCGGACCGGATTCTCGACGCCACGAGCGGCACCACCAAGATGGCGCTCGCCGAATACTACGCGCGGCTGGCCGGCTGGCTGCTGCCGCATCTGCGCGAGCGCCCGGTCGCTCTGGTGCGTGCGCCGGACGGTATCGGCGGCGAGCTGTTCTTTCAGAAAAACGCTGAAAAACTGGCGATACCCGGCATGACCCTGCTCGACAAGGAACTGACCGGACAGCCGATGATGGCGATCGACCGGCCGGAAGCCCTGATCGGCGCGATCCAGATGAACGCCATCGAATTCCATACCTGGAATGCCACGGTGGGCGACCTCGAACGGCCGGACCGCTTCGTACTCGACCTCGATCCCGATCCCGCGCTCCCCTGGAAAAGCGTGGCGGAAGCCACCCAGCTCACGCTCGCCGTGCTGGACGAACTGGGGCTGCAATCGTTCGTGAAAACCAGCGGCGGCAAAGGCATGCACATCGTCGTGCCACTGACGCCGAAGGAGGGATGGGACGAAGTGAAGGCCTTCAGCCACGCGATCGTGAAATATCTCGCCGGCCTGCTGCCGGACCGTTTCGTCGCGGTACCGGGGCCGAAGAACCGGGTCGGCCGGATTTTCGTCGATTACCTGCGCAACGGCCAGGGCGCGACGACGATCGCGCCGTTCGCGGTGCGCGCGCGGAAAGGCATGGGCGTATCGGTACCGGTGCACCGCGACGAGGTCGCGGGTCTGCAACGCGCGGACCGATGGACGCTGGCGGATCTGCCCGCGCGACTGGAACGTCAGACGGACGACCCCTGGGCCCGCTACTCGACTACCCGGCAAACCATCACGCCGGAGATGCGCGGGCGCCTGAAAAGAAAATAAGCGGTGGCGCGCCGTGGCCGCACGTCAAAAAGGCCCGTCCGATTCCTTTCGAATCGAACGGGCCTTTTCGGTCAGGCGGGAATACGCGTCTTAGAACTTGTGACGGATACCGACGTTGACCATTTCCTGCGTGCTCGTGCCGCTATAGCCATACGAACCGATCGACGCCTGTGCGGCCTGCGTGCCGCCAGCGCCATTGCCCGTTTCGCCGCTTGCGTGCTGGTAGGCGCCCACGACATAGATGTCGGTGCGCTTCGACAGGCTGTAGTCCGCGCCAATGGAGACCTGGTGGTACTTCGCCGACGTGTCGCCACTCGACTTGGTGTAGCTGTAGCCCGCGCCCAACAGCATGGCCGGCGTCGCCTGATAGTTCAGGAAAGCCTGCCCCGTGTTGTACTTCTCGGTGTTCGTAAAGACCGACGAACCGTCGGGTTTGTACTGAGCATTGCTGTAGCTCGCGCCCACCGTGAAGGCGCCGATAACGTACTGCCCCGCCGCGCGCGCGATGCCGATCGAGTGCGCCGTCTCGTAACCTGAATTGATCGTATCGCCGTCGAACGGGCCGTCCGACGAACTGGTCCACGTGGTACGGCCCGCCGGCGTCGCCGAGGCCGGGCTGTTCAGCATCTTGATGTAGCCCGCGGACAGACCGATCGGACCGTTGTTGTATGCCACGGCACCCGAATAGGTGTTCTCCGAGCCCGTGGTGCCGGCCAGGTTGCCGAAGGAATACATCAATTCGAATTGCAGACCCGACCAGACCGGCGACGTGTACTTCACCGCGTTGTTGACGCGGAAGCTGTTGTCGTAGTTGTCGACGTCGCCGGCGGTCGCAAACACGCTGCCGAAATAATTATCCGCCGTCATGCCCTGGATCAGGTCGATCAGCGGATCGTATTGCCGGCCCAGGGTGACCGTACCGGCCGTCGTGCTCGACAAACCGACGAACGCCTGACGACCGAATTCACGACCGCCCTGTCCCAGCTTGCCGTTGGTCGAATCGAAGCCGTTTTCCAACTGGAACACCGCGCTCAAACCGCTTCCCAGATCTTCCGTACCCTTCAAGCCCCAGCGCGATCCCTGCAGATTGCCGCTGTTCATGCCGAACAGCTTCTGGTTGCCGTCGGCGTTATGAACATACGTCAGCGCGGTATCCAGGACACCGTACAACGTGACGCTGCTCTGTGCGTGGGCCGTGCTCGCCGCGCCAAGAAGCGCCAGCGGGATAGTCGAAAGAAGCAGCTTACTTTTCATTATTTATTTCTCCGGCTACGCGAGGAGTCTGTGGAATTCGGATCCGAAGATAACGCGAGACGAGGAGAAGAAAAACATCGAAAAAAAAGTGTCTCCAATTTCACACAGTATGAAAAAAGATGTCGGCTCCATTGGGATACACCGATTGACGTCAAACGGAATGAGTGTATCGGGCGTCTTATGCATCTCGAATGCGGGTCGGCAATGCACGGTAAGTTCTGGCGAAAGTGTTTTTGAAAATCCATTGCAGTCGATCCCGATCCGCCTGCGGAATTTCAAATAACCCTACTTTAGCCAACCGCGCCCGCCGCAACACGTGCGGCCATCGCATTTCAATTCGTCATCCTTAACACAACCGGTTTAAAAGGGAGTCGAGCACTTTTACTGCGGATGGCCAGGCGATCACCGGATTTTGCCGGCACGCGGCATCCACGAGAAAAATGGTGAACGTTTATGGTCATTCACGAACATTCTCGTTCGCCCATAAACATTCACCTCCGTGCGATTCAGCGCGATTCAGCGTTACCGCGGCGCAATTTCGATCGGCAGAATGACGGTCTCGATGTCCTCGCCGGCAATGTGCATCTTCGCTACCGTCAACGGCAATTTGAAACGTCTCGGCCCGGCACTGCCCGGATTGATATAGATCACGCCGTCGCGCGTTTCCATGGACGGACGGTGGGAATGCCCGGCGACGACCGCGCGGATACCCTGGCTCCCCGGATCCAGCGCCATATCCGCGAGGCTGTGCACGACATGCACCTTGATGCCGGCGACCTGCAGCGTCAGCGTCTCGTGCAGTTGCGCCGCCCACGGGGCGATGTCGTTGTTGCCCCGGATCGCATCGACCGGCGCGATGCGCGAAAGACGCTCCAGAATCGCCGCGTCGCCGATGTCACCGGCATGGATGATCCGGTGCGAACCGGCCAGCAAGGTCATTGCCTCGTCGCGCAGCAAACCGTGCGTATCGGAAATCAGGCCAATGGTGAACGTTTGTGGTTTTTTCATCGACGATGCCGGAAGCGCGTTGAAGAACGGGCGGGAGAAGCCCGCCAGGCGTCCGCGGCCCTTTACCCCACCCTACCCCTTTCGTGCGACTGGAAAAGCCGGCCATGGCGCTCAGGGGCGCTCCCAGAGCAGAACAGTCAGGCTTGCGGGACATGAATCCCGGTGGACTGGCCGATGATGGCCAGGAATTCACGACGCGTCGACGCGTCCTCACGGAAGGCTCCCAGCATCCGACTCGTCACCATCGATGCGCCCGCCTTGTGCACGCCACGCGTGGACATGCACTGGTGCGACGCTTCCAATATCACGGCCACGCCTTTCGGATTCAGGGTCGCGTCGAGCATATCCGCGATCTGCACCGTCATTTTCTCCTGAATCTGCAGACGCTTGGCAAACGCGTCCACCAGGCGCGCCAGTTTCGACAGGCCCACGACCCGCCTGTCGGGCAAGTATGCGATATGGGCCTTGCCGATGATGGGCACCATATGGTGCTCGCAATAACTTTCGAAACGAATGTCCTTCAGCACCACCATTTCGTCGTAACCGTCCACCTCCGAAAAGGTGCGTTGCAACAGATCGGCTGGATCGATGGCATAGCCGGCGAAGAATTCTTCATAGGAACGGACGACACGGCCCGGCGTATCCAGCAGCCCTTCGCGTTGCGGATCGTCTCCCGCCCAGCGTATCAGGACACGTACCGCGGCTTCGGCTTCTTCCCGCGTGGGTTTACCCATCATCGTCTCTCTTTCTTAAAACGCGGCTGACTGCTCGCTCGTTGAAAATGGCTCCGATTCTACCCGCTATGAAGGATCTCGTTCACACATGACCATAGGTGAATACCTATGGTACGCAAAGCCGGGGAAAGTGCCGAATCGCCGCCGCCGAAGCAAAAATTCCCCCACCCGCGGCCCAAACCGGCGCTATCGACCGCATTCATCGCACCGAATACCATGGACATTCACCTGTTGACCATATCCACAACCCCCTCGCAACCATAGCCGTTCACCCTCGTACCATATACACAGCACCTAACGACCACGGAAGGTAACCACATTTACCAAGGACGTTCACCTTTAGCGCCGCAAACCCTTATACAGCAAGGCTCGGCGGAAGCTAAAGGTTTACTAAACTAGTAAAGCGTCATTAGTAAACACAACCCCCCGCGTGCCTCTGGAAAAACCATTCCCGTTCACCACTCTTGCCATCGGTCAATAAAAGCCCTAAAAAACAGCGGCTTAGCAGAATAGGGCGACGCCTATGGCAAGACGCAACGAAAGGCTATCCATCCGGAAAGGTCCATTCCCATGGTTGACCTGAAAATCGTTCCTTTCCAACCCTGCCACATGATTTAAAAAAACACTAATATTCAATGACTTATCGACGTATATCGTGGGACGGGAAGAAGGAAAAAGCATTTCCTCAAGGTGAACGTCCATGGTTTTGCCTTCAGGTGAACATCCATGGTCGCTTTTTCGCGATTCGTGAAAGTTTTACTTTCCGACAGCTTGAAGGACAAAAGAGGCTGGCAGGGCTTCCGGGCTCGCAAAGGTACACGTCCATGGTTCGTTACATAGGTGAACATTTATGGGATTTTGCCGAAATTTCGTTCCGTTCTTGGTGAAGGGCCGGAAATGCGGATTTCGAACGGTTGTTTTCCTTGGGAAAAGTCCTGTTTTACGTAAAGGTGAACGTTTATGGGACGATTTTCCGATCGTGCCGACAACGCTATCTTTTTCAGAAAGACCGACCGTGGCGAAGACGGGTGAAAAGTGAATGTCCATGGTTCTGAAGGTGAACGTCCATGGTCGCGTTTTCTGGAGTGCGTGTCGGTTGCGTGGCTTCGTGCATTCTTTCGGCCAATGCTTTCTGGTCTATTTC encodes:
- a CDS encoding porin; the encoded protein is MKSKLLLSTIPLALLGAASTAHAQSSVTLYGVLDTALTYVHNADGNQKLFGMNSGNLQGSRWGLKGTEDLGSGLSAVFQLENGFDSTNGKLGQGGREFGRQAFVGLSSTTAGTVTLGRQYDPLIDLIQGMTADNYFGSVFATAGDVDNYDNSFRVNNAVKYTSPVWSGLQFELMYSFGNLAGTTGSENTYSGAVAYNNGPIGLSAGYIKMLNSPASATPAGRTTWTSSSDGPFDGDTINSGYETAHSIGIARAAGQYVIGAFTVGASYSNAQYKPDGSSVFTNTEKYNTGQAFLNYQATPAMLLGAGYSYTKSSGDTSAKYHQVSIGADYSLSKRTDIYVVGAYQHASGETGNGAGGTQAAQASIGSYGYSGTSTQEMVNVGIRHKF
- a CDS encoding metallophosphoesterase family protein, producing MKKPQTFTIGLISDTHGLLRDEAMTLLAGSHRIIHAGDIGDAAILERLSRIAPVDAIRGNNDIAPWAAQLHETLTLQVAGIKVHVVHSLADMALDPGSQGIRAVVAGHSHRPSMETRDGVIYINPGSAGPRRFKLPLTVAKMHIAGEDIETVILPIEIAPR
- the ligD gene encoding DNA ligase D, with product MTRSLDEYHGKRDFDATPEPSEKAARPRAQGRGKNPRGPHAPVATGLQFCVQKHDASHLHYDFRLELDGTLKSWAIPKGPSLDPKVKRLAVHVEDHPLDYARFEGHIPDGHYGAGDVIVWDQGIWLPEGDPAAGYARGRLRFTLRGVKLHGAWHLVRTHMPGKREQWFLIKANDTAARAEAAYDVLAALPHSVLDGGPAPASPPMLPMPALPSASLPAQLQPALATLVDTVPAGDWRYEIKFDGYRILARIDAGDIRLYTRNGHDWTARMPRQQAALAGLKMSSGWLDGEVVVAGKDGLPDFQALQNAFDAGSGEHIVYYLFDMPYFDGADLRTVALEDRRAALAALLQARGMRDGEAIRFSEDFAEGGADMLASACHLKLEGLIGKRAGSPYVSRRSTDWIKLKCQHRQEFVIAGFTDPAGGREGFGALLLALHDTENGALRYAGRVGTGFSRATLRDLATRLQTMRIRRTPMQAPPTGAEARAAHWVRPELLAEIAYADMTRDGRVRHAVFHGLRNDKAARDITAERPETLAAEPAPPASQHTPKKTSRTVPSRPPPAAGRTADVTPLPRITHPDRILDATSGTTKMALAEYYARLAGWLLPHLRERPVALVRAPDGIGGELFFQKNAEKLAIPGMTLLDKELTGQPMMAIDRPEALIGAIQMNAIEFHTWNATVGDLERPDRFVLDLDPDPALPWKSVAEATQLTLAVLDELGLQSFVKTSGGKGMHIVVPLTPKEGWDEVKAFSHAIVKYLAGLLPDRFVAVPGPKNRVGRIFVDYLRNGQGATTIAPFAVRARKGMGVSVPVHRDEVAGLQRADRWTLADLPARLERQTDDPWARYSTTRQTITPEMRGRLKRK
- the folE gene encoding GTP cyclohydrolase I FolE, translated to MGKPTREEAEAAVRVLIRWAGDDPQREGLLDTPGRVVRSYEEFFAGYAIDPADLLQRTFSEVDGYDEMVVLKDIRFESYCEHHMVPIIGKAHIAYLPDRRVVGLSKLARLVDAFAKRLQIQEKMTVQIADMLDATLNPKGVAVILEASHQCMSTRGVHKAGASMVTSRMLGAFREDASTRREFLAIIGQSTGIHVPQA